A single window of Methylobacterium nodulans ORS 2060 DNA harbors:
- a CDS encoding DUF2336 domain-containing protein encodes MMIRQFLLWTQHESAGRRAEAASSLARAYLYARLDPEARWEAKTAITALLDDPSPLVRRALAEACANAPEAPRPVVVALAQDVPEIAALVLARSPVLSDADLVDCAAIGEETGRAAIAARPSLSPMVCGALAEIAGPASLGRLAANPGAAITPGSLLRMVERHGDDGALREALLARPDLPLEVRQAVAASLARSLSDFVIACGWLPPERGERVAREARDRTTLGLAEGAAREDLRRLVTYLRRNGQLTAGLILRAMLSRRMAFTEAALADLSGLPVERVSGLLHESHGQGFAALYRRAGLPGPLEPAFAAAMSAWREEASGFTEESGPALSRRMIERAVTACERLPFAESHALVALLNRFDAEAAREEARLLARTIASEAAVAAVLDSIPAALIESYGQDRLRIAA; translated from the coding sequence ATGATGATCCGCCAGTTCCTGCTCTGGACGCAGCACGAATCCGCCGGCAGGCGGGCCGAGGCCGCCTCGTCGCTGGCGCGGGCCTATCTGTACGCCCGGCTCGACCCGGAGGCGCGCTGGGAGGCGAAGACCGCGATCACGGCCCTCCTCGACGATCCCTCGCCGCTGGTGCGCCGGGCCCTGGCCGAAGCCTGCGCCAATGCCCCGGAGGCGCCCCGCCCGGTGGTGGTGGCGCTGGCCCAGGACGTGCCGGAGATCGCCGCCCTCGTGCTGGCGCGCTCGCCGGTCCTGTCGGATGCCGACCTCGTCGATTGCGCGGCGATCGGCGAGGAGACGGGCCGCGCCGCCATCGCCGCGCGTCCGAGCCTGTCGCCCATGGTCTGCGGCGCGCTGGCCGAGATCGCCGGCCCCGCCTCCCTGGGCCGGCTCGCCGCCAATCCGGGCGCCGCGATCACGCCGGGCAGCCTGCTGCGGATGGTGGAGCGCCACGGCGACGACGGAGCCTTGCGCGAGGCGCTGCTCGCGCGGCCGGACCTGCCGCTCGAGGTGCGCCAGGCCGTGGCGGCTAGCCTTGCCCGATCCCTCTCGGACTTCGTGATCGCCTGCGGCTGGCTGCCGCCTGAGCGGGGCGAGCGCGTTGCCCGCGAGGCGCGCGACCGCACGACGCTCGGCCTCGCCGAGGGCGCGGCGCGGGAGGATCTGCGTCGCCTCGTGACCTATCTGCGCCGCAACGGCCAGCTCACCGCCGGCCTGATCCTGCGGGCGATGCTGTCGCGGCGCATGGCCTTCACGGAAGCGGCCCTCGCCGACCTCTCCGGCCTGCCGGTCGAGCGGGTCTCTGGCCTCCTGCACGAGTCCCACGGCCAGGGCTTCGCGGCCCTCTATCGCCGGGCGGGCCTGCCGGGCCCCCTCGAACCCGCCTTCGCGGCCGCGATGTCCGCCTGGCGCGAGGAGGCGAGCGGCTTCACCGAGGAATCCGGCCCCGCGCTCTCGCGCCGGATGATCGAGCGGGCGGTGACGGCCTGCGAGCGTCTGCCCTTCGCCGAGAGCCACGCCCTCGTCGCGCTCCTCAACCGGTTCGACGCGGAGGCCGCCCGCGAGGAGGCCCGGCTCCTCGCCCGGACCATCGCCAGCGAGGCCGCGGTCGCCGCCGTGCTCGACTCGATCCCCGCCGCCCTCATCGAGAGCTACGGGCAGGACCGCCTGCGGATCGCGGCTTAG
- a CDS encoding PaaX family transcriptional regulator C-terminal domain-containing protein: MAAYVQVLIDQFHRRTPIRAGSLVVTVFGDAVVPRGGVLSLESLLAITRALRIGDGVVRTALSRLVADGWFARRKVGRNSFYRLTPEGAEPFAQATRRIYDSAPQPWSGRFDLLLLDGAEDRPGLRADLAAAGYGALGPDLMIGAVAQAGEGAFLRLAATPEDPETARRLAARAWPLDAVGARYARFVAAFGPAAASLAEGERPDDLHALVLRLLLIHEYRRVVLRDPGLPACLLPEDWPGEAARDLCGRLYRSLLPASERWLSAHARTDEGPLPPPGPAFAERFAAASHVT, encoded by the coding sequence ATGGCCGCCTACGTCCAGGTGCTGATCGATCAGTTCCACCGCCGGACGCCGATCCGTGCCGGATCGCTGGTGGTGACGGTGTTCGGCGACGCGGTGGTGCCCCGCGGCGGGGTGCTGTCGCTCGAATCCCTGCTCGCAATCACCCGCGCCCTGCGGATCGGGGACGGGGTGGTGCGCACGGCGCTCTCGCGCCTCGTGGCCGACGGATGGTTCGCGCGCCGGAAGGTCGGCCGCAACAGCTTCTACCGCCTCACGCCGGAAGGCGCCGAGCCCTTCGCGCAGGCGACCCGGCGGATCTACGACAGCGCCCCTCAGCCGTGGTCGGGCCGGTTCGACCTCCTCCTTCTCGACGGGGCCGAGGACCGGCCGGGCCTGCGGGCGGACCTCGCCGCGGCGGGCTACGGTGCGCTCGGCCCCGACCTGATGATCGGTGCGGTCGCGCAGGCGGGCGAGGGGGCCTTCCTGCGGCTCGCGGCGACGCCGGAGGATCCCGAGACCGCGCGGCGCCTCGCGGCCCGGGCCTGGCCCCTCGATGCGGTCGGGGCGCGCTATGCCCGCTTCGTCGCCGCCTTTGGTCCCGCCGCCGCGTCCCTCGCCGAGGGCGAGCGGCCGGACGACCTCCATGCCCTCGTGCTGCGGCTCCTCCTCATCCACGAATACCGCCGGGTGGTCCTGCGGGATCCGGGCCTGCCCGCCTGCCTGTTGCCGGAGGACTGGCCGGGCGAGGCCGCCCGCGACCTGTGCGGGCGGCTCTACCGCAGCCTGCTTCCGGCCTCGGAACGCTGGCTCTCCGCCCATGCCCGCACGGACGAGGGCCCGCTGCCGCCGCCCGGCCCTGCCTTCGCGGAGCGCTTCGCGGCGGCCTCACATGTTACATGA
- a CDS encoding DMT family transporter, translated as MRGGIAVVAGTDGGPARRAFADGLIGVLIFSGSLPATRLAVMDLDPFFVTAVRAGVAGLAALALLVGLRQPAPERRDLGALALVALGVVIGWPLCTALALETVTAAHGTVTVACLPLATALFAVWRGGERPKPAFWLFSGLGSAIVAAFALRQGGGRLGAGDAWLFLGMVLCALGYAEGARLARRLGGWQVVAWALVLSLPASLPASWLLRPASWSGVGLPALASLAYVSLFSMLIGFVFWYRGLARGGIAAVGQVQLLQPFASLVLAALVLGEQVETGLVLACAAVVATVAGAKRYA; from the coding sequence ATGCGCGGCGGGATAGCAGTGGTGGCGGGGACGGACGGGGGACCGGCGCGGCGGGCCTTCGCCGACGGGCTGATCGGGGTCCTGATCTTCTCCGGCTCGCTGCCGGCGACGCGGCTCGCGGTCATGGATCTCGACCCGTTCTTCGTCACCGCCGTCCGGGCGGGCGTGGCGGGCCTCGCCGCGCTGGCGCTGCTCGTGGGATTGCGCCAGCCCGCACCGGAGCGGCGGGATCTCGGCGCCCTGGCGCTGGTGGCGCTCGGCGTCGTGATCGGCTGGCCGCTCTGCACGGCGCTCGCGCTCGAGACCGTCACGGCCGCGCACGGCACGGTGACGGTGGCCTGCCTGCCGCTGGCGACGGCGCTCTTCGCAGTGTGGCGCGGGGGCGAGCGGCCGAAGCCGGCCTTCTGGCTGTTCTCGGGCCTCGGCAGCGCGATCGTCGCCGCCTTCGCGCTGCGCCAGGGCGGCGGGCGGCTCGGTGCGGGCGATGCGTGGCTCTTCCTCGGGATGGTGCTGTGTGCGCTCGGCTACGCCGAGGGGGCGCGGCTGGCGCGCCGGCTCGGCGGCTGGCAGGTGGTGGCCTGGGCCCTCGTGCTGTCGCTGCCCGCCTCCTTGCCCGCGTCGTGGCTGCTGCGACCGGCCTCCTGGTCAGGGGTCGGCTTGCCGGCGCTCGCGAGCCTCGCCTACGTGTCGCTGTTCAGCATGCTGATCGGCTTCGTATTCTGGTATCGCGGGCTGGCGCGGGGCGGTATCGCGGCGGTGGGGCAGGTGCAATTGCTCCAGCCCTTCGCCAGCCTCGTCCTCGCCGCACTCGTCCTGGGCGAACAGGTCGAGACCGGACTCGTCCTCGCCTGCGCGGCGGTGGTCGCGACGGTCGCGGGGGCCAAGCGCTACGCCTGA
- a CDS encoding YfhO family protein: MSRLLAPPRAQAWTPRAFLLALAAVLTFWAAAAAVWPLTGTVVPWDSKNHFYPMLRYLGAALANGELPLWNPYHFAGHPSVADPQSLLFTPTMLLFAWAVPSPSMELFDAVVFAHLIPGAVAMLPLFRRRGWHPAGAVVAAMIFVLGGSASARLQHTGMILSYGYFPLALWLLEEALDRRSYAFGLAFAVIAALMTVGRDQVAFLCGGVLIARALYSVLEAGRPLAYLRTRLSLFAVMAVVGGALLAVPSLLTMQLLMTSTRPAFGYGVAAMGSLPPESLATGLFADVFGSLRWTYDYWGPDWSSLIGGTWTDRAINYLFAGTIPALLILWHGIAGGRLLAREIRFPALVLAGALLYALGRYTPLFALLFDHVPGIDLYRRPADATFVINIGLALTAGYLVHRFVQDGAPALPCGWQRALPVLALALLVAALAAALAFALPAGHLADALRDVAIGASLALAAVAALRRAQRRALVATALVAVTGAELIWRNAGSSLNAEPAERYAVFRQLPPEQLQGLNLLKAELAARHAKGEHPRVEILGLGGAWQNASMVLGFEDTIGYNPLRLSDYERAVGPGENAADPNLRQFPALFRGYCSRLASLLGLEYLVLDRPAGRLPRHFPQLTGAKLLYGSGQMWIYRLDPARPRAYLATRLVPVDSEDVLSQDELPEFEGNATALVDQESLPKVKGAYGQADPAAPVTPAAGSASILSYRRTLVTVEVDTDRDAVLVLHDLYYPGWEARVDGARRPILRTNLLFRGVEVPKGRHVVEFRFRPLSVGNLMAAASELLARDGDEAGETALR; this comes from the coding sequence ATGAGCCGCCTCCTCGCCCCGCCGCGCGCCCAGGCCTGGACGCCGCGCGCCTTTCTCCTGGCGCTTGCCGCCGTGCTGACCTTCTGGGCCGCCGCCGCCGCGGTCTGGCCGCTCACCGGCACGGTCGTGCCCTGGGATTCGAAGAACCACTTCTACCCGATGCTGCGCTATCTCGGCGCCGCGCTGGCGAATGGGGAACTGCCGCTCTGGAACCCCTACCACTTCGCCGGCCATCCGTCGGTGGCCGATCCGCAATCGCTGCTGTTCACGCCGACGATGCTGCTCTTCGCCTGGGCGGTGCCCTCGCCCTCGATGGAGCTGTTCGACGCGGTCGTCTTCGCCCATCTCATCCCGGGCGCCGTGGCGATGCTGCCGCTGTTCCGCCGCCGGGGCTGGCATCCGGCGGGGGCGGTGGTGGCCGCCATGATCTTCGTGCTCGGCGGCTCGGCCTCGGCCCGGCTCCAGCACACGGGGATGATCCTCTCCTACGGCTACTTTCCCCTCGCCCTCTGGCTGCTCGAAGAGGCGCTCGACCGGCGCTCCTACGCCTTCGGCCTCGCCTTCGCGGTGATCGCCGCGCTGATGACGGTCGGGCGCGACCAGGTCGCGTTCCTGTGCGGCGGCGTGCTGATCGCCCGGGCGCTCTATTCCGTCCTGGAGGCCGGGCGTCCTCTCGCGTATCTCCGCACGCGGCTCAGCCTCTTCGCCGTCATGGCGGTGGTCGGCGGGGCGCTGCTCGCGGTGCCCTCCCTTCTCACCATGCAGCTCCTGATGACCTCGACCCGCCCGGCCTTCGGCTACGGGGTCGCCGCCATGGGCTCGCTGCCGCCCGAGAGCCTCGCCACGGGCCTGTTCGCGGACGTGTTCGGCTCCCTGCGCTGGACCTACGACTACTGGGGGCCGGACTGGTCGTCGCTCATCGGCGGCACCTGGACCGACCGGGCGATCAACTACCTGTTCGCCGGCACGATCCCGGCGCTGCTGATCCTCTGGCACGGGATCGCGGGCGGGCGGCTTCTCGCGCGGGAGATCCGCTTCCCGGCCCTGGTGCTCGCCGGCGCGCTCCTCTACGCGCTCGGCCGCTACACGCCGCTCTTCGCGCTGCTGTTCGACCACGTCCCGGGCATCGACCTCTACCGCCGGCCCGCCGACGCCACCTTCGTGATCAATATCGGCCTCGCGCTCACGGCGGGCTACCTCGTGCACCGCTTCGTTCAGGACGGCGCCCCGGCCCTGCCCTGCGGCTGGCAGCGCGCCCTGCCGGTCCTGGCGCTGGCGCTGCTCGTCGCTGCGCTGGCCGCCGCGCTGGCCTTCGCGCTGCCGGCCGGCCACCTCGCGGATGCGCTGCGCGATGTCGCGATCGGCGCAAGCCTGGCGCTTGCGGCCGTGGCGGCGCTGCGCCGCGCGCAAAGGCGCGCCCTCGTGGCGACTGCCCTCGTCGCCGTGACGGGCGCCGAGCTGATCTGGCGCAATGCCGGCTCCTCCCTCAACGCGGAGCCCGCCGAGCGCTACGCTGTGTTCCGGCAGCTGCCCCCCGAGCAGCTCCAGGGCCTCAATCTGCTCAAGGCGGAGCTCGCGGCGCGCCACGCCAAGGGCGAGCATCCCCGCGTCGAGATCCTGGGGCTCGGCGGCGCCTGGCAGAACGCCTCGATGGTGCTCGGGTTCGAGGACACGATCGGCTACAACCCGCTGCGGCTCTCGGATTACGAACGGGCGGTCGGCCCCGGCGAGAATGCCGCCGACCCGAACCTGCGCCAGTTCCCGGCCCTGTTCCGCGGCTATTGCTCGCGGCTCGCGAGCCTGCTCGGCCTCGAATACCTCGTGCTCGACCGGCCGGCCGGGCGCCTGCCGCGCCACTTCCCGCAGCTCACCGGGGCGAAGCTCCTCTACGGCTCGGGCCAGATGTGGATCTACCGCCTCGATCCCGCGCGGCCCCGCGCCTATCTGGCGACCCGTCTCGTGCCGGTCGATTCCGAGGACGTGCTGTCCCAGGACGAATTGCCCGAATTCGAGGGCAACGCCACCGCCCTCGTCGACCAGGAGAGCCTGCCGAAGGTCAAGGGCGCCTACGGGCAGGCCGACCCGGCCGCGCCGGTGACCCCCGCCGCCGGCTCGGCCTCGATCCTTTCCTACCGCCGCACTCTCGTCACGGTGGAGGTCGACACCGACCGCGACGCCGTGCTGGTGCTGCACGATCTCTACTACCCGGGCTGGGAGGCGCGGGTGGACGGCGCGCGCCGCCCGATCCTGCGCACCAACCTGCTGTTCCGCGGCGTCGAGGTGCCCAAGGGGCGCCATGTGGTGGAGTTCCGGTTCCGGCCCCTCTCGGTCGGCAACCTGATGGCGGCGGCGAGCGAGTTGCTGGCGAGGGATGGGGATGAGGCGGGCGAGACGGCTCTTCGGTAA
- a CDS encoding IS110-like element ISMno22 family transposase has protein sequence MKYYAGLDVSLEETAICVVDDTGRIVREARAASEPGALVQALNQIGLPLERIGLEACSLTAWLHDGLREAGLPAICIETRQANAAMKTMPNKTDRNDARALAQIMRTGWFRQVHVKSRQCRLWRSLLVARRTVLNEMRSIENVVRGILREAGLKLGTPGRAAFAGRVRELAEGVPLMTQLVEPLLEVLASMLTALAGLTKQVMDLVKKEAVCQRLMSVPGVGPITALAFRATIDRPDRFRRSRDVGAHLGLTPARYQSGETDIQGKISRCGDELARTALYEAAHTLLVRSQKWSSLRAWGMKIARRRGMARARVAVARKLAVILHRMWSDGTAFRWGKEPAEGATLAG, from the coding sequence GTGAAGTATTATGCCGGACTGGACGTTTCGCTGGAAGAGACCGCGATCTGCGTTGTCGACGATACGGGTCGGATCGTGCGGGAGGCGCGGGCGGCGAGTGAGCCTGGCGCGCTGGTGCAGGCGCTGAACCAGATCGGCCTGCCCCTGGAGCGCATCGGCCTGGAAGCGTGCTCGCTGACGGCCTGGCTGCACGACGGCCTGCGCGAGGCGGGCTTGCCGGCGATCTGCATCGAGACGCGCCAGGCCAATGCCGCGATGAAGACGATGCCCAACAAGACCGACCGCAACGACGCACGCGCCCTGGCGCAGATCATGCGGACGGGCTGGTTCCGGCAGGTCCATGTCAAGAGCCGTCAGTGCCGGCTGTGGCGTTCGCTGCTGGTGGCGCGCCGCACGGTGCTCAACGAGATGCGTTCGATCGAGAACGTGGTGCGGGGGATCCTGCGCGAAGCCGGGCTCAAGCTCGGCACGCCTGGCCGTGCAGCCTTCGCCGGCCGCGTACGCGAACTGGCCGAGGGCGTGCCCCTGATGACGCAGCTCGTCGAACCGCTCCTGGAGGTGCTGGCCAGCATGCTGACCGCACTCGCCGGCTTGACGAAGCAGGTCATGGATCTCGTCAAGAAAGAGGCGGTCTGCCAGCGGCTGATGAGCGTGCCGGGCGTCGGCCCCATCACCGCGCTTGCCTTCCGGGCGACGATCGACCGGCCCGACCGGTTCAGGCGCTCGCGCGACGTCGGCGCCCATCTCGGTCTGACGCCGGCGCGCTACCAGTCCGGCGAGACCGACATCCAGGGCAAGATCAGCCGTTGCGGCGACGAACTCGCGCGCACCGCGCTCTACGAGGCGGCGCATACGCTGCTGGTGCGGAGCCAGAAATGGTCGAGCCTGCGCGCCTGGGGGATGAAGATCGCCAGGCGTCGCGGCATGGCCCGCGCCCGCGTCGCGGTCGCCCGCAAGCTCGCCGTCATCCTCCATCGCATGTGGAGCGACGGCACCGCGTTCCGCTGGGGTAAGGAGCCCGCAGAGGGTGCCACGCTCGCAGGATGA
- a CDS encoding PLP-dependent aminotransferase family protein: MQVSQDLTRVAAVAAAIRQRIAGRTLAPGARIPSVRGFAAAMGVSKSTVVEAYDRLVAEGAIVSRPGSGFYVAGAARPLTLAAIGPRLDRAVDPLWVSRQTLEAGAGVLKPGCGWLPPAWLPDEALRRALRGLARGEAADLLDYDEPLGHAPLRGLLARRLHDQGIPAGPDRIVLTASATQALDLIARLLLEPGDTVLVDDPCYFNFRALLQAHRAKVVGVPWTPAGPDLDAFAASLRAHGPRFYLTNSALQNPTGATMSAATAHRVLRLAEAHDALIVEDALFDDLEPDPSPRLAALDGLDRVIHIGSFSKTLSAAVRCGHVALRAEWVDRLVDLKLATSFGSGRLSANLVHRFLADGSYRRYLDGLRARLADAMGLTARRLGALGLRPWLMPRGGLFLWAALPAGLDAAVVARRALAESVVLAPGNVFSLSQSAGRFLRFNVAQSADPQVFAVLERAMEGEMHATARERAPAQVRS; encoded by the coding sequence ATGCAGGTGTCGCAGGATCTGACCCGGGTTGCGGCAGTGGCCGCGGCGATCCGCCAGCGCATCGCCGGCCGCACCCTCGCGCCGGGGGCCCGGATCCCCTCCGTGCGGGGCTTCGCCGCCGCGATGGGCGTGTCGAAATCGACGGTGGTCGAGGCCTATGACCGGCTCGTCGCGGAGGGCGCCATCGTCTCGCGGCCCGGCTCGGGCTTCTACGTGGCCGGGGCGGCGCGGCCCCTCACGCTCGCGGCGATCGGCCCGCGCCTCGACCGGGCGGTCGACCCGCTCTGGGTCTCGCGCCAGACTCTCGAGGCGGGCGCGGGCGTGCTCAAGCCCGGCTGCGGCTGGCTGCCGCCCGCCTGGCTGCCCGACGAGGCTTTGCGCCGCGCCCTGCGCGGCCTCGCGCGCGGCGAGGCCGCCGACCTGCTCGACTACGACGAGCCGCTGGGCCATGCGCCCCTGCGCGGGCTCCTCGCCCGGCGCCTGCACGACCAGGGCATCCCGGCCGGGCCGGACCGGATCGTGCTCACCGCCTCGGCCACCCAGGCCCTCGACCTGATCGCTCGCCTGCTCCTGGAGCCCGGCGACACGGTGCTGGTGGACGATCCCTGCTACTTCAACTTCCGCGCCCTGCTGCAGGCGCATCGGGCGAAGGTGGTCGGCGTGCCCTGGACGCCGGCGGGGCCGGATCTCGACGCCTTCGCGGCGTCCCTGCGGGCGCATGGCCCGCGCTTCTACCTGACCAACTCGGCGCTCCAGAACCCGACCGGCGCCACCATGAGCGCCGCGACCGCGCACCGGGTGCTGCGCCTCGCCGAGGCCCATGACGCGCTCATCGTCGAGGATGCCCTGTTCGACGATCTCGAACCCGACCCCTCGCCCCGGCTCGCCGCCCTGGACGGGCTCGACCGCGTCATCCACATCGGCAGCTTCTCCAAGACCCTCTCGGCGGCTGTCCGCTGCGGGCACGTGGCCCTGCGGGCCGAGTGGGTGGACCGCTTGGTCGACCTCAAGCTCGCCACGTCCTTCGGCAGCGGGCGGCTCTCGGCGAACCTCGTCCACCGCTTCCTCGCCGACGGCAGCTACCGGCGCTACCTCGACGGCCTGCGCGCGCGGCTCGCCGATGCCATGGGGCTGACCGCCCGCCGCCTCGGCGCCCTCGGCCTTCGGCCCTGGCTGATGCCCCGCGGCGGCCTCTTCCTCTGGGCTGCCCTCCCGGCGGGGCTCGACGCCGCCGTGGTCGCCCGCCGGGCGCTCGCCGAATCCGTGGTGCTCGCCCCCGGCAACGTCTTCAGCCTGTCGCAGAGCGCCGGACGGTTCCTGCGCTTCAATGTGGCCCAAAGCGCCGATCCGCAGGTCTTCGCGGTGCTGGAGCGGGCGATGGAGGGGGAGATGCACGCGACGGCCCGTGAGCGCGCCCCGGCGCAGGTCCGCTCATGA
- a CDS encoding lytic transglycosylase: MFLFTTSSPPSRDTAQSRNLSASGPVVEAIRQGAEKTGTGFDYLLATAQRESSLDPTARAATSSASGLFQFIEQTWLGVLKQDGPALGLSAYADAITAKPQGGYTVSDPAARQAILDLRQDPEVASAMAGALTRRNHDALAAELGREPTSGDLYAAHMLGPRGAAMLIRSAQFTPARAAATDLPEAASANRSLFYDRTGRPRGAAELYALLSASQSGAAPAATSGESAATLEPGTGLRALFQTDARRGPVSESVARLWQTRASDAPAAPSYFPRSDEAATQTAAVAAPAAAAPMNAPTLTAAPLPPARPPEFAAAGRPLASLYRSTGRP, from the coding sequence ATGTTCCTCTTCACCACGTCCTCACCCCCGTCCCGGGACACGGCGCAGAGCCGGAACTTGAGCGCATCGGGCCCGGTGGTCGAGGCGATCCGCCAGGGCGCGGAGAAGACCGGCACCGGCTTCGACTACCTCCTGGCCACGGCGCAGCGGGAATCGAGCCTCGATCCGACCGCCAGGGCCGCGACCTCGTCGGCGAGCGGGCTGTTCCAGTTCATCGAACAGACCTGGCTCGGCGTGCTCAAGCAGGACGGGCCGGCTTTGGGCCTGAGCGCCTACGCGGACGCGATCACGGCGAAGCCCCAAGGTGGCTATACGGTGAGCGACCCGGCCGCCCGGCAGGCGATCCTCGATCTGCGCCAGGACCCGGAGGTGGCCTCCGCCATGGCGGGGGCGCTGACGCGGCGCAACCATGACGCCCTCGCGGCGGAGCTCGGCCGCGAGCCGACAAGTGGCGACCTCTACGCCGCCCATATGCTCGGCCCCCGGGGCGCCGCGATGCTGATCCGCTCGGCGCAGTTCACGCCGGCCCGGGCCGCCGCCACCGACCTGCCCGAGGCCGCGAGCGCCAATCGCAGCCTGTTCTACGACCGGACGGGGCGCCCCCGCGGCGCGGCCGAGCTCTACGCGCTCCTCTCGGCGAGCCAGTCCGGCGCCGCACCGGCAGCGACCTCGGGCGAATCCGCCGCCACGCTGGAACCCGGGACCGGCCTGCGCGCGCTGTTCCAGACCGATGCGCGCCGCGGGCCCGTCTCCGAGAGCGTCGCGCGCCTCTGGCAGACGCGCGCGAGCGACGCGCCCGCGGCCCCGAGCTACTTCCCGCGCTCCGACGAGGCGGCGACACAGACGGCCGCTGTGGCGGCGCCGGCGGCCGCGGCGCCGATGAACGCGCCGACTCTCACCGCCGCCCCGCTGCCGCCTGCCCGCCCGCCCGAGTTCGCCGCCGCCGGCCGGCCGCTCGCGAGCCTCTACCGCTCGACCGGACGCCCCTGA
- a CDS encoding flavin reductase family protein, which produces MHYDAETRSLPHNPFKALVAPRPIGWISALDRDGRLNLSPYSFFNGVADNPEMVMFSSFGRKDALSFAEDGGEFVCSFASLELKEAMNKTSAPLPRGESEFTFAGLTPAPSRKVRPPRVAEAPAAIECKWLKTIPLVPLEGGEARYFMAIGQVVSIYIDDRFVTPDGRVDTGAMQPLMRGGYFDYFSVDGQTRFEMRRPAGGGGDAPRR; this is translated from the coding sequence ATGCATTATGACGCCGAGACCCGCAGCCTGCCGCACAACCCGTTCAAGGCGCTCGTCGCGCCGCGGCCGATCGGATGGATCAGCGCGCTCGACCGCGACGGGCGGCTCAACCTGTCGCCCTACTCGTTCTTCAACGGCGTCGCGGACAATCCCGAGATGGTCATGTTCTCGTCCTTCGGCCGCAAGGACGCGCTGAGCTTCGCGGAGGATGGGGGCGAGTTCGTCTGCAGCTTCGCGAGCCTCGAACTCAAGGAGGCGATGAACAAGACCTCGGCGCCGCTGCCGCGGGGTGAGAGCGAGTTCACCTTCGCGGGGCTCACGCCGGCGCCGTCGCGCAAGGTGCGCCCGCCCCGGGTGGCGGAGGCGCCCGCCGCCATCGAGTGCAAGTGGCTCAAGACCATCCCGCTCGTGCCGCTGGAGGGAGGCGAGGCGCGCTACTTCATGGCGATCGGACAGGTGGTGTCGATCTACATCGACGACCGCTTCGTCACGCCGGACGGCCGGGTGGACACGGGCGCCATGCAGCCGCTGATGCGCGGCGGCTATTTCGACTATTTCTCGGTCGACGGGCAGACCCGTTTCGAGATGCGCCGGCCGGCGGGCGGCGGCGGCGACGCGCCGCGCCGGTGA
- a CDS encoding nitroreductase family protein — MNATLDLLRTRRSVPPAMLTGPGPTAEDLAAILTVASRVPDHGKLAPWRFVVIEGEGAERIGAVIEAAFAADHPEADAARLAAERRRLAQAPVVVAVVSRAGPHMKIPDWEQVLSAGAAAMNLVIAANALGFSTSWLTEWIAYDRRILDALGLAPEERLAGFVHIGRATQVPSDRPRPELSAIVTRF; from the coding sequence ATGAACGCGACTCTCGATCTCCTGCGCACCCGGCGCTCGGTGCCGCCCGCGATGCTGACCGGCCCGGGGCCGACGGCGGAGGATCTCGCCGCGATCCTGACCGTCGCCTCCCGGGTGCCCGACCACGGCAAGCTCGCGCCCTGGCGCTTCGTCGTGATCGAGGGGGAGGGCGCCGAGCGCATCGGCGCGGTGATCGAGGCGGCCTTCGCCGCCGACCATCCGGAGGCCGACGCGGCGCGGCTCGCCGCCGAGCGGCGGCGCCTCGCCCAGGCGCCCGTGGTCGTCGCGGTGGTGTCGCGGGCGGGCCCGCACATGAAGATCCCCGACTGGGAGCAGGTGCTCTCGGCAGGGGCGGCGGCCATGAACCTCGTGATCGCCGCCAACGCGCTGGGCTTTTCCACCTCCTGGCTCACCGAGTGGATCGCCTACGACCGGCGCATCCTCGACGCGCTCGGGCTCGCGCCCGAGGAGCGGCTCGCGGGCTTCGTCCATATCGGCCGCGCCACGCAGGTGCCCTCCGACCGGCCGCGGCCGGAGCTGTCGGCGATCGTGACGCGGTTCTGA